agttgttgagaaatcgagtagttatctttttgtttaactaaatgtcacgtaagcatcttttccaagcaaatttttaattacaagtatgagttcttttagcaaaataacaaagtatttgcatagctgtttatcgtagtttttttTGTTAAGAGTAAATAGTAACacgctcacgaaacggaaaaatcttctcaaaaatacaccattaattattctgtattcgtttatatttgaaaaatagttttatattttttaatatgaatacacgtttgtaaagcggtattacataaaatattgaaaagttaagattatgttctgaacaaataaaatgcacattaaaacggttgtccactttgttaccattctgagagcctaaaatgattctattttatttcactgtaaatattagtattagcatctcgttaggcattgattgtaaaaatgaaggcaaTAGAAGACTTTCTGTTGCCTTTACTTGTACTTTAGTGCAAGTTTCTTATCTatactgtatttgctgcaagcacacatTTTTTTAACTactaactttatattactaccaagtctcaactgtagcacattttgaaacaacgacagtatgtagctacctaaggaacaaccatttaattgtgtatctcaaattttatttgaacttgttacttCAATGGTGCGTTGTCAGTAGCACCGCGAGGCCTAGactgtatctcatctgtttggttcacaaaaagtgtaggagaggaggcaaggtaaagcaagtttttgtagtctcctgcaatgcagggcagttatattttcggactagacagcctgcctgtgatcagtagtcctcagtagtcagagtcgcttactgcttgcgatttgtcttaaaaaattaattgaaatgcactgcatattcatattgcttcaacccTAAAAGAAAACCTCAGcgggtcatcatgtattcataactgactttttgtattcgtcatttcatcttctatattGGCCTACTtacaggcctcccgtgcctgtagtcggcaatcgtgtcggtaggttatcgaagcctcgatagctgaatgacatgatcgctgacgacagtcaacttttacgaggagcctgagggcctaccaaatatattttttaattgcagtgcatttaagcattatgccgctccttcttgcctcattgttagacgaggctgagcaagccatcaaagcccatgaaatcgaatatggcaacaagttttacacatacCATGAGGACGGCCTATTCAACAAGCGtgaaagactttttgaaggtaatctcatatccttaaagcactttttctccactgcctaatttgtgatcttgtgttgaaaatgaacattttatttctcggatattttagtgtaaccttCATTGTGAAGTGTAgccttgattgtaaaatgtaggcctatgcttggttgttgtgcaatagaagtacatgtcaatagtagcaagcaataaatgtatcaagcatcatatacatgcagcagatagttctcaattgagtgttagcaatcaagtaaggctaaaaacctacaacgtcttcagccaatgaatctaaaaaatctgtaccatgtttcttaattttaaaattttatctgctctaatttagcaaggtgaagatatttggagaggtgagaacgtcattcatgacagtcaaggctatttatgtatgtatggcgaagaaaaagagtatggcgaagaaaaagagtatggctgcatgtacggccctgaaagacagcaaacccagaaggaaaagtacaaagaacagcggagggtaagttaccggtacaccaagcatattttactcagcctattataagggatatttttggacagcaaaactcggtcattgtatgtccaatatatttagacagggctatccttccatgtctttgcaaatgcacagatagtatagtatggattttacatagagatgataaataatatttattacttttatggattttaatttgtcttatttctaaaatagctatcttgtaacaaaagcacgcgtgcacatttatattcttgtaagcccgaaatcagagaatgcagtaaatctaagtctacactactgtgagggttgcgacatgtctaagctgtattcgatactttgctttcggtctcacagtacatcaaagttcaaaaacgttttctcttattttaattcatctacactctcatagaaatttggtagaattgcaaagaaacaaggacttgattggaatgctcagataccatatccttgacccaatagccagtgaagtttacggcaatctgtctaatttttcttgagaatttctcatcccgaggcctcacacatgcgccagatagtattatatcgcagttcacacctttggttaaacttggacgtaatattttattttacatttaatatttcacacctaaaatttgcaaaaacaatcattaaaagcaagataaaatgaatgcttattttggagccctgtcaacaaggcctttgtttggactcttttgccaatttgaatttagttagattgtgcccacaaatataaatatgctatacatgtgcataaattcatatatgttgtcacatggtgtcgatatacataatttacgtattgtttacatttttagtcacagaatccaacaaagagaccgcatcctcaagacaatacatctgatagtaacacggaggtactcactcacataaccagcaataaaattttaggcaaatcgtgcaatattaattatgtggaatttcattggtaggcggatcttcaagccatttatagccctagattagtagctagaaaaacgtgaagttatagtaggataatgcagaagcaccccttgtgtaggcaggattaggttttagaaacaaattatttgctgccaactgcgatatctgttaagttgcctgttcacacccagccaaacgttcaatgcctcgagcattctgatttatagctcaagataaggaggaaatgcagtgcttgctcaggacgggtaggagtaagagcagaggctatgcgagcttccatagatgtggggagcatctacgaaacgccacaaacgacagcattatagatgtaactcagacacctgatgttactttcatacctaacagtctggtgagtggtaatattcagtaactcagttttaaaattagaaccctgttgcatgatgctttcgtgtcactttagtgtaagtgctcagtgtctgaattggagagAGTTGTGTAGCGATGCCCCTAAATctttgattccagatttgtaaagcatatcaaatcgctggcatgctttttgctccaaatcaaatcacttagaagggtgactgctcagctttcaaataaaatgaaattaaaaccatcatccactatgtaattgatggttttaatttgatttaatttaacaagctgggtaatccatttttatggtgctttgatgccaatttcatgattggtgatttgatgtgatttgcaaatatctaatcaggatttgggagcatctctggagttgttaccaactctttgagaaattgattacaaggtgccacaacaccatccgattcatagactgagtacttgggCTAATGTCGCTGTTGTCTtctacaagtcaactctatgggctaagtcggttgagcaatgtaggatcggagaagatatatgaagccaggaaataattgtgaaataaaactactgtaaaaacagtaataaagtcaggaactagcaaaagcagatttgcccggttctttgagatcgccaaattaacttccagctaatcacaatgtccaatgtaactttccaatctacttcattaaattaacaaataatattcctgtcaaagtcaaaaatcgtcgcaaataatgccacttgaatactgcattcacagtactttacaagttcaaggagatgtaaatacacatgctatgactgtttttattttagatcaaggatctccaagaggagtttgcagggagtaagaaatgacagagcaaaaatgcttcctgaggctttctaatacatgcaatatctagataggcatagaacaagtttgttccctatagctgtgggtgaactggcaatgaggtggagggcacgccagagggcatctggcgtgccctcccttcattgccaattcatctgcagccatagagaacaaacttgttctagataggaatacttttatatgcaaaaactcgaactgtttcagcttgtactgtgctcaatttcgagtaaatatattgatcaaataaaaacatacctgcatacataaaacattcaggattttcaacactgatttttttttaaataacccagacttatattcacttattttcacatatctacatgtagtatatgtagcccttttctactgtgttattctgttctcatttgtgcttgttaaaggccttttatggctttggtgctgatgtggtagtaattaagttatgtgcaacattttctttttatatcaaataaagtaaaattattaaactttacaatttatcatgatagattcgtccgataactgaaacaacctacttcccatcattgttccagtggtccatcaccagacattttgtcataGCGCATCGgcttttcaaacaatgtatgttgtacaatgtcagcaatgccaatagacatacatcatgctaaaggttttgtgtgctgccctctgattttccagaattggctacattgtgcttgtggaggtaacggaaaagctgctaacaatgatgcacaacaattgccacatgcattatttacATTGGAGCAAaaaaatacatcatcatgccaaccgtaagaaaatattttttgcccaacaaatcaagaaaatttttttggtcacacaatgctgcacataaataataaatatataagcaaattgacaattgaatacctacagagtgcggtcatgttcaaaatctaaataaagttagttgttggagaagttGGTGTTTGCAGTAAAAataagatagactaatgtcttctgttgccctttcacaatctttgtcttacgatacgctaacatagttacactaaaatgaaatagaatcttctttagctctcagaatggtagcaaagtagacaattgtttcaatgtgcattttatttggttagaacataatcacaaatattcaataacatatGTAATACcacgttacatacatgtaagtgcaatcatattgCAACGTATGTAAGATAACtttcatacacactgtataaacgaatacagaataattaatgatgtatttttgagaagatttttttcccatttcgtgagcatgttactatttcgtcttaacacgacaaaactacgataaacaactatgtgaatacgttatgctagtttgatgaaagagctcatatttttgattaaagatttgcctaaaacgatgtttatgctttattttgttacaaaaaataaaaagattacagactcaatttctaaccgactaaacattggcacttgcttaaaacctcgtcgcttagtgccgacaaaacatttgtatttccggattaagctccacctctacaaaacgacccagaaactgaccaggtgttgagccactgcaattatacctgaccaaGATAATCAGCATTATGATTTGTTGCTGCCACTTTCAAAGCACTAGTCAAAGAAATCTACCCAAACAACTGAGTCAGCAATGCTATAATAAGTTGCTGAAGTATGCCAAAGACTGGGTAGTTACTAATAAAGATCCAGAAAGAACTTTGTGCAAGGAATTTATACATTCTTATACTTATGATGATGTTGTTGATACGGCCACTGGTAACAAAGCTGAGCTGCCTTTAATTCACCAAACCTGTTATGTAAGGGTAACCAGCTTAGCAAAGCTCAAATCAGCACAACAGTCAAATGTAAGTAATCCTATAATTCTGAACTAACCTGCAGTACCTaatgatgttttaaaaattttaaattgcatttattaaattaaaattacaaattttgaGCTAGGCTTTCACTGTTGTCTAGACAACTCTGAATGATGAATGAAATATATGAATGCCTGCATCTGGTTAAATTGTATTGGTAAATGTTTCTTTCAAGATTGTAACTCATGAGAATGAAGATCCTGAGCCAACTATTAAACAACTTCGCTCCTCATCTTCAATAAGAGCTCAAACTATACTACCCAAACTATGTGTTATTTGTGGAAAAAAGGAGCGGTGGACTAAGAAAGCTGGTATGCGCATCAGAGATGGTCTACTAAGGGCAGAGACCAAAAATGCGGGTAAGTTAGGTAACCTTGGCATTATGTTTATCACAACCGTGGTCTACCTAAAGACTAATTAATCTAGCATTTGTGATGTTTGTtgaattgttatatttgtttttacaaggaaaattaaaacaAGCTGCTGAGCTAAGAGCTGATCATAGCCTCCAGGTACATTTTCTCTCTGCTGACACCGTCGCTCAGGTGATGTGTTACCTCAGACAGTGTTACTACCAATACCCAGGGCTGAAATCATTGTATAACTCCCACACACAAGACACGGGCGCGTCATCCAGGTTGGTGTAATCACTGTTCATTGTTATTTGTGTGAATATGAACATTATTGCTGGATGTTCTGTACATAACTACTCCCATcgtccaatatcaaccaaaactAGAGTACAAACTAATATGACATGTCCACCATATACTTAGATTTTAGCAAGGCACCAAATGAAATATGAAAAGTGTGTAAATTGTGATTTACATCAGTACTTaatatgtaaaatttaaattatttataacatgCCATAGCTCAGCTATACTCTGTTTCTTTTCAGTGAATCTTTACTCAATCAGGTAAAAacctaatacatgtaatactgCACAATATGTAGATTGTGTGAAATGTGGctattttttttgcaaaacagtAGAGATGcacgattctaaattcaccagccgattcagataccgatccgatataccggttctcattgaaaaataatctgattcagatcttttgtgttgcacagatagttgttcattttattatgcatatacaaacataatgcagagaaaatataatattaatgtatttatttgtttgtatttatggaaaaaatatacatgtatatacatattccCATGCTGCCATActgtgcatgtagtaacaaaacagtccatgtttcttgtaatttgtaaataaaggtaattactgttagtggtacagttctctcTGTGATAACaaagtctctcttctattgctgGATAAACTGCTGCtactgtacaagtttagagcaaatcagcgTTTGTCTTAAtcaccgttagtgattcaattctctcagtaagaagtatcttctatcactatcaatgtatAACTCGTATTGAAGAGCGATGCCACAGATGATgaaggacaggctaaataccgatatgCCACTGGGGTTACAGTTTTTTGTATGGTACAAACAATACATTGTATCATCAGGATCAAGATAACTTTATGCaccgactgtttaaattactttcgtaatgctagtaaatagaaatattacactgcgttttTGTCTCCATATTAATTATCTTGCTCgggattggctgcaataaatcttATCggtgtaattgggaaataccacactttgtgattacgtcctgactaaagcaaaaaggttccttagctgtgttgatcaggctgtagacatgaaataaattgtatgACAGGCctaaaattcattaggtaaaagtaaggagcttgcagctgatgatttttttattagtgtagcaggctaaactACGATTTTCTGcaaaatagttgatctgtaaaaagtattggAAGTTTCTGATAGTTTCAGAAAaaatcggccgataccgattcagatacttaacacccatatcggcactgATTCCAATTCTGATAgcgaaatcggggcaactctacaaAACAGGATGCATAATCTAACACCTAATACACTTTCATCCTGTCTGTGTATGTGAAATTGGAAAAACTTCTTAACATGGCCTATGCTGGACTGGTGTCcttctaaacaataaaaaaattgatgacTGTTTCCTTGGTGAGGGAGCAACTTTTTATGAATTACAGTACATGCTATCTGAACATAATGGTACTGTACATGGGAATCTATTGCGACAAACAGTAccatatgcatttgtaataatgttttacttattttttttaGTAACCTGGAGACACGATTCAGCCCTATCTTTTGCCGGGAAGTGATCACTTATCGATTAGTCACCATGAAGCAGATCTTATCAATGACTCAGTTAAGAGAGCTAcacaataagtatgatgatgCCCCTGATATCGAGAGGTATGCATGATCAGTACATAGCGCCAGTAATGGATTGTTCATTAGTTTATTTGGAAAGATGTTCCCTTTTTGAAAAAACCAAACATGATTTGACTTGCAGCCAAGAATATCTTAAACTGCTCAAAGAACTGTTGGTCTGCCAATAATAGTTTACAAGCTGATCATCATACTTTTTGTCTAGGTGCTCTGCAAAGATGGCATCTCACACAGAGTGAGGAAGTACTCAAAGATGCTTTTTGCTCATGTAAGGCTAGTAAATGTCAGTCTGGACAATGTGGCTGCTATAAGCAGAACCTGAAATGCACCGAGTTCTGTCGGTGTTGTCACTGTG
The genomic region above belongs to Watersipora subatra chromosome 1, tzWatSuba1.1, whole genome shotgun sequence and contains:
- the LOC137406571 gene encoding uncharacterized protein isoform X2, with amino-acid sequence MKSNMATSFTHTMRTAYSTSVKDFLKQGEDIWRGENVIHDSQGYLCMYGEEKEYGEEKEYGCMYGPERQQTQKEKYKEQRRNPTKRPHPQDNTSDSNTELKIRRKCSACSGRVGVRAEAMRASIDVGSIYETPQTTAL
- the LOC137404733 gene encoding uncharacterized protein isoform X2, encoding MICCCHFQSTSQRNLPKQLSQQCYNKLLKYAKDWVVTNKDPERTLCKEFIHSYTYDDVVDTATGNKAELPLIHQTCYVRVTSLAKLKSAQQSNIVTHENEDPEPTIKQLRSSSSIRAQTILPKLCVICGKKERWTKKAGMRIRDGLLRAETKNAGKLKQAAELRADHSLQVHFLSADTVAQVMCYLRQCYYQYPGLKSLYNSHTQDTGASSSNLETRFSPIFCREVITYRLVTMKQILSMTQLRELHNKYDDAPDIERCSAKMASHTE
- the LOC137406571 gene encoding uncharacterized protein isoform X1, with product MKSNMATSFTHTMRTAYSTSVKDFLKQGEDIWRGENVIHDSQGYLCMYGEEKEYGEEKEYGCMYGPERQQTQKEKYKEQRRSQNPTKRPHPQDNTSDSNTELKIRRKCSACSGRVGVRAEAMRASIDVGSIYETPQTTAL
- the LOC137404733 gene encoding uncharacterized protein isoform X1 gives rise to the protein MICCCHFQSTSQRNLPKQLSQQCYNKLLKYAKDWVVTNKDPERTLCKEFIHSYTYDDVVDTATGNKAELPLIHQTCYVRVTSLAKLKSAQQSNIVTHENEDPEPTIKQLRSSSSIRAQTILPKLCVICGKKERWTKKAGMRIRDGLLRAETKNAGKLKQAAELRADHSLQVHFLSADTVAQVMCYLRQCYYQYPGLKSLYNSHTQDTGASSSNLETRFSPIFCREVITYRLVTMKQILSMTQLRELHNKYDDAPDIESVFDVNQRSFLTFDI